The segment GCAGAACCCGAGCTCAAGCACCGTATCAGCGCCTTGCGCCGCCGCGTGCTGACCCGCGCCCTCGAAGATGTAGGCTACGGCCAGACGCAGGCGCAACAATTGGCCGAACAGGGGTTCGAGGTGTTCTTGCAGGCCAGGCACAAGGTCGAGATTTTCCCGGAAGTCCAGCCGATGCTGGAATTGCTGAGCCAGCATTACGCCCTGGGCGTCATCACCAATGGCAATGCCGATGTCAGCCGGCTGGGGCTGGCCGACTATTTCCGCTTCGCCTTGTGCGCGGAGGACCTGGGTATCGGCAAGCCCGACCCTGCCCCGTTTGAAGAGGCCCTGCGGCGCAGCGGCGTGCCTGCCAGCGAAGCGGTGCACGTCGGCGATCATCCTCGCGATGACATTGCCGGTGCTCAGCGCGCCGGGCTGCGCGCTGTCTGGTTCAACCCCCAGGCCAAGGCATGGGTCGGTGAACAAGCGCCCGATGCCGAAATTCAGCGCCTGTCGCACCTGCACGAGGTGCTTGCTCGCTGGCAATGACCTCGCCGACAGCACCTCGCCGCGCAAACCAAGCATAAAAAAACCCGCAGCGACGGCGGGTTTTTCGAGGGCATCGCTTAGATAGGGCGACTGCCGTATTTGTTGTCCGGCTTCTTGGGTGGGTCGGCGACCACATTGGCCTCGACTTCCTGAACCTTGCCACCACGCGACAGGAACTCTTCCATGGCCTTGGCCAGGGCATCGCGCTCCTTTTGCTTGGCTTCCAGGCTGGGCATCTCGTCTACCGAGACAGCCGCCTTGGATTTGCCCTTGGCAGCGGGTGCAGGACTGCTGTCGTCGTCGCCAGCGTCTTCTGCAACATCATCGGCAGCCGCTTCCAGGCCGTCATCAGCCTCGTCTTCATCACCGACCTCGAGGTCATCATTTTCCAGATCGTCGTCGCTCATGTTCTACCTCATGACGTGCAAAAGCAGGTTAGTTAGAGACCAGTGCAGCCGTAGACCGGCAGCGCCTGGCGAAAATTCCACTGGCCGTGGGTTCGACCTCGGCCTTTGGGCCAACACATCTGACGGACGGCTGTACCCTGGTGGGCCTGCACGTGGCAGTGCCGCACAAAACCTGTGACC is part of the Pseudomonas parafulva genome and harbors:
- a CDS encoding HAD family hydrolase; this encodes MNIKLITFDLDDTLWDTAPVIASAEVVLRDWLQANAPLLGDVPVEHLFAIRERIVLAEPELKHRISALRRRVLTRALEDVGYGQTQAQQLAEQGFEVFLQARHKVEIFPEVQPMLELLSQHYALGVITNGNADVSRLGLADYFRFALCAEDLGIGKPDPAPFEEALRRSGVPASEAVHVGDHPRDDIAGAQRAGLRAVWFNPQAKAWVGEQAPDAEIQRLSHLHEVLARWQ
- the sutA gene encoding transcriptional regulator SutA; the protein is MSDDDLENDDLEVGDEDEADDGLEAAADDVAEDAGDDDSSPAPAAKGKSKAAVSVDEMPSLEAKQKERDALAKAMEEFLSRGGKVQEVEANVVADPPKKPDNKYGSRPI